One segment of Arvicanthis niloticus isolate mArvNil1 chromosome 5, mArvNil1.pat.X, whole genome shotgun sequence DNA contains the following:
- the LOC117709124 gene encoding olfactory receptor 2A12-like, with translation MIPRQNQSWVSEFILVGFSSDPTTNSILFIVFLLIYLSSVLGNGLIIMLVCLDTQLHTPMYFFLCTLSLLDMGYVTTTMPQMLVHLLAHSQTISFAGCWLQMYVFGALGTTECILFIVMAYDRYVAICYPLRYTVILNWGLCIRLVAGTWICGFFSSFLHTFFTMSLPYCGPNRVNHYFCEGPSVRSLACMDTHLIEMVDSVLSVFVVVTPISLIVASYIRIAMAILKIKSTQGRCKAFSTCASHLTVVTFFYAPATYIYMRPNSSYSPERDKQISLFYSVFTALLNPVVYSLRNKDIKRAFLKVMGRGRVDS, from the coding sequence ATGATTCCAAGGCAGAACCAAagttgggtttctgagttcaTCCTGGTTGGCTTCTCCAGTGACCCCACAACCAACAGCATCCTCTTCATTGTCTTCCTTCTCATCTACCTGAGCTCAGTCCTAGGCAACGGGCTCATCATCATGCTGGTCTGCCTGGACACACAGCTGCACACTCCCATGTACTTCTTTCTCTGTACCCTCTCCCTGTTGGATATGGGCTATGTCACCACCACCATGCCCCAGATGTTGGTGCATCTTCTTGCTCACTCTCAGACCATCTCctttgctggctgctggctgcagaTGTATGTGTTTGGTGCCCTGGGTACAACTGAGTGCATTCTCTTTATTGTCATGGCTTATGACCGGTATGTGGCCATTTGCTATCCACTGCGCTATACTGTCATCCTCAACTGGGGCCTGTGCATACGGTTGGTAGCAGGGACTTGGatctgtggtttcttttcttcttttttgcatACTTTCTTCACCATGAGTCTGCCATATTGTGGACCTAACAGGGTCAATCACTACTTCTGTGAAGGTCCTTCAGTACGTAGCCTGGCTTGCATGGATACCCACCTCATAGAGATGGTGGACTCTGTGTTGAGTGTTTTTGTGGTTGTTACTCCAATCTCCCTCATTGTGGCCTCCTACATTCGTATTGCCATGGCAATTCTCAAGATCAAGTCTACCCAGGGCCGCTGCAAGGCTTTCTCTACCTGTGCCTCCCACCTGACTGTGGTCACATTCTTCTATGCTCCAGCCACTTACATCTACATGAGGCCCAACTCCAGCTACTCTCCTgagagagacaagcagatctcacTCTTTTACAGTGTCTTCACAGCCTTACTCAACCCCGTGGTCTACAGTCTGAGGAACAAGGACATCAAGAGGGCATTTCTCAAGGTGATGGGACGTGGTAGGGTGGACTCATGA